A genome region from Brassica oleracea var. oleracea cultivar TO1000 chromosome C2, BOL, whole genome shotgun sequence includes the following:
- the LOC106327095 gene encoding protein MON2 homolog isoform X6 — MALVAALEADLRALSAEARRRYPAVKDGAEHAILKLRSSSSASDLSSNEDILRIFLMACGVRNTKLSVIGLSCLQKLISHDAVEPSSLKEILDTLKDHSEMAEENIQLKTLQTILIIFQSRLHPETEENMVLGLSICLRLLDNNRLPSVYNTAAATFRQAVAMIFDQVVSAESLPMLKYGSSSQTARTGSVTGDLSQNINSSESLEKDVISGRSTMRDTLSETGKLGLRLLEDLTASAAGGSAAWLHVTSLPRTFSLELIEFVLSNYISVFKILLPYEQVLRHQICSLLMTSLRTSSELEGEMVEPYFRRLVLRSVAHIIRLYSSSLITECEVFLNMLVKATFLDLPLWHRILVLEILRGFCVEARTLRILFQNFDMNPKNTNVVESMVKALARVVSSIQFQETSEESLAAVAGMFSSKAKGIEWILDNDASSAAVLVASEAHAITLAIEGLLGVVFTVATLTDEAVDVGELESPRYEHHPSSDYYTGKASHICISMVDSLWLTILDAFSLILSRSQGEAIVLEILKGYQAFTQACGVLHAVEPLNSFLASLCKFTIVLPTDAERRSFSSLVQSPMSKRSEIQVDQKDVIVLTPKNVQALRTLFNVAHRLHNVLGPSWVLVLETLAALDRAIHSPHATTQEVATAVPKLTREPSRQYADFSILSSLNSQLFESSALMHVSAVKSLLSALHMLSHQSMTETSGSVSSASSKQIGSISFSVDRMISILVNNLHRVEPLWDQVVGHFLELAEHSNQNLRNMALDALDQSICAVLGSEQFGDATLDVESKSIELKSVECAVLSSLRALYFSAQKSDVRVGSLKILLHVLERCGEKLYYSWPGILEMLRSVADALEKDVATLGFQSLRVIMSDGLPTLPEDCLHVCIDVTGAYSAQKTDLNISLTAIGLLWTLTDFVAKGLHHGSLMEKESGLNTVDTTPQQTIVEGVEDSNKPDYEARIQVVNHEKLLFLVFSLIQKLVDDERPEVRNSAVRTFFQILGSHGNKLSKSMWEDCLWNYIFPMLDGASHKAATSSKDEWQGKEIGTRGGKAVHMLIHHSRNTAQKQWDETFVLVLGGIARLFRSYFPLLESLPNFWSGWESLLAFVKNSIFNGSKEVSLAAINCLQTAVVSHCVKGNLQLRYLNSVMDVYELVFQKSSSYTGDTASKVKQEILHGLGELYVQSLKMFDDKMYMQLLGIIDLAIKQAIISSETFETEFGHVPPVLRHVLEILPSLGPPEHLSSMWLILLREFLHYLPRVDSALANEEGETQQSTIGSEVSERKADSSSDKTTPTTRITSNMFAEKLIPALVELLLRAPAAEKYIMFPEVIQNLRRCMMTRRDNPDGSLWKVAAEGFNRLLVEDVKICSVGGDTDLKINKPARIRIWKEIGDVYEIFLVGYCGRALSSNSLPPAALKANETLEMALVDGLGDIVLKSTVDAPREVLERLVLTLDRCASRTCSLPIETVELMPAHCSRFSLKCLQKLFSLSSSETENWHTTRAEVSRISIITLMERCEFILSRLLIDENNLDNRPIPTARLEEIIFALQELDRLTIHPEAASVLPLQPYLKTILRDDNRDTRAHLLVLFPSLCEIVLSRETRVRELVQVLLRAVATELGLEKVSLSS, encoded by the exons ATGGCTTTGGTAGCGGCTTTGGAGGCGGATCTCCGCGCTCTCTCCGCGGAGGCGCGACGGAGGTATCCCGCCGTCAAAGACGGAGCGGAGCACGCAATCTTGAAG CTACGTTCTTCATCGAGTGCGAGTGATCTTTCGAGCAATGAAGACATCCTTCGGATCTTTCTGATGGCTTGTGGAGTCAGGAACACAAAACTTAGTGTTATAGGGCTTTCGTGCTTGCAGAAGCTTATATCTCATGATGCTGTTGAACCATCGTCTCTAAAGGAGATACTTGATACCTTGAAAGAT CATTCAGAAATGGCTGAAGAAAATATCCAACTAAAGACTCTGCAAACCATTCTAATAATATTTCAATCTCGCCTACATCCAGAAACCGAG GAAAATATGGTTCTCGGACTAAGTATCTGTCTCAGGCTTCTTGATAACAACCGACTTCCTAGTGTTTACAA TACTGCTGCAGCTACCTTCAGGCAAGCAGTTGCGATGATTTTTGATCAAGTGGTTTCGGCTGAGTCCCTTCCTATGCTTAAATATGGATCTAGCAGTCAAACAGCAAGGACTGGCTCAGTTACTGGAGATTTGAGTCAGAATATCAATAGTTCAGA GTCCCTGGAGAAAGATGTTATCTCTGGTCGATCGACAATGAGAGACACTTTGAGTGAAACCGGTAAACTCGGTCTGCGTTTGCTTGAGGACCTGACAGCCTCAGCTGCAGGTGGATCT GCGGCTTGGTTGCATGTCACTTCTCTTCCAAGGACCTTTTCCCTCGAACTAATTGA GTTTGTTTTGTCGAACTATATCTCAGTTTTTAAGATACTACTTCCCTACGAACAG GTTTTGCGTCACCAAATCTGCTCCCTCCTAATGACATCACTTCGGACCAGCTCAGAG CTCGAGGGAGAAATGGTTGAACCTTATTTCCGCCGGTTGGTGCTGCGGTCAGTTGCTCATATTATTCGACTGTATAGTTCGTCTCTCATTACAGAATGCGAG GTGTTCCTAAATATGCTTGTGAAAGCTACATTTTTGGATTTGCCATTGTGGCATCGCATTCTTGTTCTTGAGATTTTGAGG GGGTTCTGTGTTGAGGCAAGAACATTACGGATTCTTTTCCAGAATTTTGATAT GAACCCTAAAAATACAAATGTTGTGGAGAGCATGGTCAAAGCGCTTGCTCGAGTTGTTTCTAGCATACAG TTTCAGGAGACGAGTGAGGAAAGTCTAGCAGCTGTTGCTGGGATGTTTAGTAGCAAAGCTAAAG GAATTGAATGGATTCTTGATAATGATGCTTCCAGTGCGGCTGTTCTTGTTGCGAGCGAGGCTCATGCAATAACTTTGGCAATTGAAGGCTTACTTGGAGTTGTTTTTACAGTCGCCACTTTAACAGATGAAGCGGTAGACGTTGGGGAG CTAGAATCCCCCAGATACGAGCATCATCCTTCGTCTGATTATTATACTGGGAAAGCCTCACATATCTGTATCTCAATGGTAGATTCATTGTGGCTGACTATACTCGACGCATTTTCCCTTATTTTATCAAG GTCACAAGGTGAGGCAATCGTATTGGAGATACTGAAAGGGTATCAAGCATTTACTCAG GCATGTGGCGTCCTTCATGCTGTAGAACCCTTGAACTCTTTTCTTGCATCGCTTTGTAAATTTACCATCGTTTTGCCAACTGATGCCGAAAGGAGAAG TTTCAGCAGCCTCGTACAGTCTCCTATGTCCAAACGTTCTGAAATACAGGTTGATCAGAAAGATGTCATTGTCCTGACACCCAAGAATGTACAG GCATTAAGAACACTCTTCAACGTCGCTCATAGGTTGCATAACGTATTGGGGCCATCATGGGTGTTG GTTCTTGAAACTCTGGCAGCCCTAGATCGAGCTATTCATTCTCCTCATGCAACCACCCAG GAAGTCGCAACTGCAGTCCCAAAGCTCACCAGGGAGCCTTCTAGGCAGTATGCTGATTTTAGCATTCTCTCTTCTTTAAATTCTCAA CTGTTTGAAAGCTCGGCTCTGATGCATGTGTCTGCTGTTAAATCACTTCTTTCTGCACTCCATATGTTGTCCCATCAATCCATGACAGAAACTTCGGGGAGTGTTTCATCAGCTTCAAGTAAACAAATTGGGAGCATCAGTTTTTCGGTGGACAGGATGATATCTATTCTCGTAAATAATCTCCACA GGGTGGAACCACTATGGGACCAAGTTGTTGGCCACTTTCTTGAG CTCGCTGAGCATTCAAATCAGAACTTGAGAAATATGGCGCTTGATGCCCTGGATCAATCCATATGTGCTGTCTTAGGTTCAGAGCAATTTGGAGATGCAACTCTGGAT GTAGAATCAAAGTCAATTGAGTTGAAGTCAGTTGAGTGTGCTGTACTATCTTCTCTCAGGGCTCTTTACTTTTCTGCTCAAAAATCCGATGTTCGAGTTGGTTCATTAAAAATCCTCCTTCATGTACTGGAG AGATGTGGGGAAAAGTTGTACTATAGCTGGCCTGGCATTCTTGAAATGTTGAG GTCTGTTGCCGACGCATTAGAGAAGGATGTGGCGACCCTCGGGTTTCAG AGTCTCCGGGTTATTATGAGCGATGGACTTCCTACTCTTCCGGAAGACTGTCTCCATGT GTGCATAGACGTTACTGGAGCTTACAGTGCACAGAAGACTGATTTGAATATAAGTTTAACAGCCATTGGCCTGTTGTGGACTTTAACTGATTTCGTAGCAAAGGGGCTCCATCATGGGTCTCTAATGGAGAAAGAATCGG GACTCAATACTGTTGATACCACTCCACAGCAAACAATTGTTGAGGGTGTGGAAGATTCCAACAAGCCAGATTATGAAGCTCGAATACAAGTAGTCAATCATGAGAAATTGTTATTTTTAGTCTTTTCGTTAATTCAGAAACTAGTGGATGACGAGCGACCGGAG GTGAGGAATTCAGCTGTCAGGACGTTTTTTCAGATTCTGGGAAGTCATGGGAATAAACTTTCAAAAAGCATGTGGGAGGATTGTCTGTGGAACTATATCTTCCCGATGCTGGATGGCGCTTCTCACAAG GCTGCAACATCATCAAAGGACGAATGGCAAGGAAAAGAAATAGGCACTCGGGGAGGGAAGGCAGTGCACATGCTTATACATCACAG TCGCAATACAGCACAGAAGCAGTGGGATGAAACATTTGTGCTTGTCCTTGGAGGAATAGCCCGCCTCTTCCGTTCCTATTTTCCTCTTCTTGAAAGCTTACCCAACTTCTGGTCAG GATGGGAGTCTTTGTTGGCTTTTGTTAAGAATAGCATTTTCAATGGGAGTAAAGAAGTATCACTTGCAGCGATAAATTGTCTGCAGACAGCTGTTGTATCTCACTGTGTCAAG GGAAACTTGCAACTCCGATATCTTAATTCGGTCATGGATGTGTATGAGCTTGTTTTCCAGAAGTCATCAAGTTACACAGGTGACACAGCATCCAAGGTGAAACAAGAGATTCTGCATGGTTTAG GTGAATTATATGTGCAATCACTGAAGATGTTTGATGATAAAATGTACATGCAATTGCTGGGAATTATAGATTTGGCTATAAAGCAGGCTATTATAAGTAGTGAAACTTTTGAAACTGAATTT GGCCATGTTCCCCCTGTACTACGTCATGTTTTGGAAATCTTGCCCTCTTTGGGTCCTCCCGAGCATCTTTCATCAATGTGGCTAATCCTACTAAGAGAATTTCTGCATTATCTTCCACGGGTTGATTCTGCGCTGGCAAATGAGGAAGGGGAGACTCAGCAGAGCACCATAG GCAGTGAAGTATCGGAACGCAAAGCTGATTCTTCGTCTGACAAAACCACTCCAACCACAAGAATCACGAGTAATATGTTTGCAGAAAAGCTGATCCCTGCTCTGGTGGAGCTCCTCCTCCGGGCTCCTGCAGCTGAAAAGTATATTATGTTTCCGGAAGTCATCCAGAACCTGAGAAG GTGCATGATGACAAGACGAGACAATCCAGATGGTTCACTCTGGAAGGTAGCAGCTGAGGGCTTCAACCGTTTACTAGTTGAAGATGTGAAAATATGTTCTGTGGGTGGTGACACAGACCTGAAAATTAACAAACCTGCTCGGATACGCATTTGGAAAGAAATTGGAGATGTTTACGAGATTTTCCTTGTTGGTTATTGTGGACGTGCACTTTCTTCAAATTCTCTCCCTCCAGCAGCGCTTAAGGCCAATGAGACCCTTGAGATGGCCTTGGTAGATGGTCTCGGTGATATTGTTCTTAAGTCGACCGTTGATGCACCCAGAGAA GTCTTGGAGCGGCTTGTTTTAACCTTAGACCGCTGTGCATCACGTACATGCTCGTTGCCTATTGAAACTGTGGAGCTGATGCCTGCCCACTGTAGCAGATTCTCCTTGAAATGCTTACAAAAATTGTTTTCCTTGAGCAG CTCTGAAACTGAGAACTGGCACACAACAAGAGCAGAGGTGAGCAGGATCTCTATCATCACGCTAATGGAAAGATGTGAATTCATCTTGAGTAGACTTTTAATCGACGAAAATAATCTAG ACAACCGTCCAATCCCAACAGCTAGACTCGAAGAGATTATCTTTGCCCTTCAAGAACTTGACCGCCTCACCATTCACCCCGAGGCTGCTTCAGTTCTTCCATTGCAACCCTATCTGAAAACCATCTTACGCGATGATAATCGTGACACCCGTGCACACCTACTTGTCCTTTTCCCCTCACTGTGCGAGATTGTGTTATCAAG GGAAACGCGGGTGAGAGAGCTGGTACAAGTTTTATTACGAGCAGTTGCGACAGAGTTAGGCCTGGAAAAGGTTAGCCTATCCAGTTGA
- the LOC106327095 gene encoding protein MON2 homolog isoform X9, with the protein MALVAALEADLRALSAEARRRYPAVKDGAEHAILKLRSSSSASDLSSNEDILRIFLMACGVRNTKLSVIGLSCLQKLISHDAVEPSSLKEILDTLKDHSEMAEENIQLKTLQTILIIFQSRLHPETEENMVLGLSICLRLLDNNRLPSVYNTAAATFRQAVAMIFDQVVSAESLPMLKYGSSSQTARTGSVTGDLSQNINSSESLEKDVISGRSTMRDTLSETGKLGLRLLEDLTASAAGGSAAWLHVTSLPRTFSLELIEFVLSNYISVFKILLPYEQVLRHQICSLLMTSLRTSSELEGEMVEPYFRRLVLRSVAHIIRLYSSSLITECEVFLNMLVKATFLDLPLWHRILVLEILRGFCVEARTLRILFQNFDMNPKNTNVVESMVKALARVVSSIQFQETSEESLAAVAGMFSSKAKGIEWILDNDASSAAVLVASEAHAITLAIEGLLGVVFTVATLTDEAVDVGELESPRYEHHPSSDYYTGKASHICISMVDSLWLTILDAFSLILSRSQGEAIVLEILKGYQAFTQACGVLHAVEPLNSFLASLCKFTIVLPTDAERRSSLVQSPMSKRSEIQVDQKDVIVLTPKNVQALRTLFNVAHRLHNVLGPSWVLVLETLAALDRAIHSPHATTQEVATAVPKLTREPSRQYADFSILSSLNSQLFESSALMHVSAVKSLLSALHMLSHQSMTETSGSVSSASSKQIGSISFSVDRMISILVNNLHRVEPLWDQVVGHFLELAEHSNQNLRNMALDALDQSICAVLGSEQFGDATLDVESKSIELKSVECAVLSSLRALYFSAQKSDVRVGSLKILLHVLERCGEKLYYSWPGILEMLRSVADALEKDVATLGFQSLRVIMSDGLPTLPEDCLHVCIDVTGAYSAQKTDLNISLTAIGLLWTLTDFVAKGLHHGSLMEKESGLNTVDTTPQQTIVEGVEDSNKPDYEARIQVVNHEKLLFLVFSLIQKLVDDERPEVRNSAVRTFFQILGSHGNKLSKSMWEDCLWNYIFPMLDGASHKAATSSKDEWQGKEIGTRGGKAVHMLIHHSRNTAQKQWDETFVLVLGGIARLFRSYFPLLESLPNFWSGWESLLAFVKNSIFNGSKEVSLAAINCLQTAVVSHCVKGNLQLRYLNSVMDVYELVFQKSSSYTGDTASKVKQEILHGLGELYVQSLKMFDDKMYMQLLGIIDLAIKQAIISSETFETEFGHVPPVLRHVLEILPSLGPPEHLSSMWLILLREFLHYLPRVDSALANEEGETQQSTIGSEVSERKADSSSDKTTPTTRITSNMFAEKLIPALVELLLRAPAAEKYIMFPEVIQNLRRCMMTRRDNPDGSLWKVAAEGFNRLLVEDVKICSVGGDTDLKINKPARIRIWKEIGDVYEIFLVGYCGRALSSNSLPPAALKANETLEMALVDGLGDIVLKSTVDAPREVLERLVLTLDRCASRTCSLPIETVELMPAHCSRFSLKCLQKLFSLSSFSSETENWHTTRAEVSRISIITLMERCEFILSRLLIDENNLDNRPIPTARLEEIIFALQELDRLTIHPEAASVLPLQPYLKTILRDDNRDTRAHLLVLFPSLCEIVLSRETRVRELVQVLLRAVATELGLEKRVPIYSVCCLPLVVHEIVLDFFPAEDAILESYLTMFVKHIFHSDLVGYSLN; encoded by the exons ATGGCTTTGGTAGCGGCTTTGGAGGCGGATCTCCGCGCTCTCTCCGCGGAGGCGCGACGGAGGTATCCCGCCGTCAAAGACGGAGCGGAGCACGCAATCTTGAAG CTACGTTCTTCATCGAGTGCGAGTGATCTTTCGAGCAATGAAGACATCCTTCGGATCTTTCTGATGGCTTGTGGAGTCAGGAACACAAAACTTAGTGTTATAGGGCTTTCGTGCTTGCAGAAGCTTATATCTCATGATGCTGTTGAACCATCGTCTCTAAAGGAGATACTTGATACCTTGAAAGAT CATTCAGAAATGGCTGAAGAAAATATCCAACTAAAGACTCTGCAAACCATTCTAATAATATTTCAATCTCGCCTACATCCAGAAACCGAG GAAAATATGGTTCTCGGACTAAGTATCTGTCTCAGGCTTCTTGATAACAACCGACTTCCTAGTGTTTACAA TACTGCTGCAGCTACCTTCAGGCAAGCAGTTGCGATGATTTTTGATCAAGTGGTTTCGGCTGAGTCCCTTCCTATGCTTAAATATGGATCTAGCAGTCAAACAGCAAGGACTGGCTCAGTTACTGGAGATTTGAGTCAGAATATCAATAGTTCAGA GTCCCTGGAGAAAGATGTTATCTCTGGTCGATCGACAATGAGAGACACTTTGAGTGAAACCGGTAAACTCGGTCTGCGTTTGCTTGAGGACCTGACAGCCTCAGCTGCAGGTGGATCT GCGGCTTGGTTGCATGTCACTTCTCTTCCAAGGACCTTTTCCCTCGAACTAATTGA GTTTGTTTTGTCGAACTATATCTCAGTTTTTAAGATACTACTTCCCTACGAACAG GTTTTGCGTCACCAAATCTGCTCCCTCCTAATGACATCACTTCGGACCAGCTCAGAG CTCGAGGGAGAAATGGTTGAACCTTATTTCCGCCGGTTGGTGCTGCGGTCAGTTGCTCATATTATTCGACTGTATAGTTCGTCTCTCATTACAGAATGCGAG GTGTTCCTAAATATGCTTGTGAAAGCTACATTTTTGGATTTGCCATTGTGGCATCGCATTCTTGTTCTTGAGATTTTGAGG GGGTTCTGTGTTGAGGCAAGAACATTACGGATTCTTTTCCAGAATTTTGATAT GAACCCTAAAAATACAAATGTTGTGGAGAGCATGGTCAAAGCGCTTGCTCGAGTTGTTTCTAGCATACAG TTTCAGGAGACGAGTGAGGAAAGTCTAGCAGCTGTTGCTGGGATGTTTAGTAGCAAAGCTAAAG GAATTGAATGGATTCTTGATAATGATGCTTCCAGTGCGGCTGTTCTTGTTGCGAGCGAGGCTCATGCAATAACTTTGGCAATTGAAGGCTTACTTGGAGTTGTTTTTACAGTCGCCACTTTAACAGATGAAGCGGTAGACGTTGGGGAG CTAGAATCCCCCAGATACGAGCATCATCCTTCGTCTGATTATTATACTGGGAAAGCCTCACATATCTGTATCTCAATGGTAGATTCATTGTGGCTGACTATACTCGACGCATTTTCCCTTATTTTATCAAG GTCACAAGGTGAGGCAATCGTATTGGAGATACTGAAAGGGTATCAAGCATTTACTCAG GCATGTGGCGTCCTTCATGCTGTAGAACCCTTGAACTCTTTTCTTGCATCGCTTTGTAAATTTACCATCGTTTTGCCAACTGATGCCGAAAGGAGAAG CAGCCTCGTACAGTCTCCTATGTCCAAACGTTCTGAAATACAGGTTGATCAGAAAGATGTCATTGTCCTGACACCCAAGAATGTACAG GCATTAAGAACACTCTTCAACGTCGCTCATAGGTTGCATAACGTATTGGGGCCATCATGGGTGTTG GTTCTTGAAACTCTGGCAGCCCTAGATCGAGCTATTCATTCTCCTCATGCAACCACCCAG GAAGTCGCAACTGCAGTCCCAAAGCTCACCAGGGAGCCTTCTAGGCAGTATGCTGATTTTAGCATTCTCTCTTCTTTAAATTCTCAA CTGTTTGAAAGCTCGGCTCTGATGCATGTGTCTGCTGTTAAATCACTTCTTTCTGCACTCCATATGTTGTCCCATCAATCCATGACAGAAACTTCGGGGAGTGTTTCATCAGCTTCAAGTAAACAAATTGGGAGCATCAGTTTTTCGGTGGACAGGATGATATCTATTCTCGTAAATAATCTCCACA GGGTGGAACCACTATGGGACCAAGTTGTTGGCCACTTTCTTGAG CTCGCTGAGCATTCAAATCAGAACTTGAGAAATATGGCGCTTGATGCCCTGGATCAATCCATATGTGCTGTCTTAGGTTCAGAGCAATTTGGAGATGCAACTCTGGAT GTAGAATCAAAGTCAATTGAGTTGAAGTCAGTTGAGTGTGCTGTACTATCTTCTCTCAGGGCTCTTTACTTTTCTGCTCAAAAATCCGATGTTCGAGTTGGTTCATTAAAAATCCTCCTTCATGTACTGGAG AGATGTGGGGAAAAGTTGTACTATAGCTGGCCTGGCATTCTTGAAATGTTGAG GTCTGTTGCCGACGCATTAGAGAAGGATGTGGCGACCCTCGGGTTTCAG AGTCTCCGGGTTATTATGAGCGATGGACTTCCTACTCTTCCGGAAGACTGTCTCCATGT GTGCATAGACGTTACTGGAGCTTACAGTGCACAGAAGACTGATTTGAATATAAGTTTAACAGCCATTGGCCTGTTGTGGACTTTAACTGATTTCGTAGCAAAGGGGCTCCATCATGGGTCTCTAATGGAGAAAGAATCGG GACTCAATACTGTTGATACCACTCCACAGCAAACAATTGTTGAGGGTGTGGAAGATTCCAACAAGCCAGATTATGAAGCTCGAATACAAGTAGTCAATCATGAGAAATTGTTATTTTTAGTCTTTTCGTTAATTCAGAAACTAGTGGATGACGAGCGACCGGAG GTGAGGAATTCAGCTGTCAGGACGTTTTTTCAGATTCTGGGAAGTCATGGGAATAAACTTTCAAAAAGCATGTGGGAGGATTGTCTGTGGAACTATATCTTCCCGATGCTGGATGGCGCTTCTCACAAG GCTGCAACATCATCAAAGGACGAATGGCAAGGAAAAGAAATAGGCACTCGGGGAGGGAAGGCAGTGCACATGCTTATACATCACAG TCGCAATACAGCACAGAAGCAGTGGGATGAAACATTTGTGCTTGTCCTTGGAGGAATAGCCCGCCTCTTCCGTTCCTATTTTCCTCTTCTTGAAAGCTTACCCAACTTCTGGTCAG GATGGGAGTCTTTGTTGGCTTTTGTTAAGAATAGCATTTTCAATGGGAGTAAAGAAGTATCACTTGCAGCGATAAATTGTCTGCAGACAGCTGTTGTATCTCACTGTGTCAAG GGAAACTTGCAACTCCGATATCTTAATTCGGTCATGGATGTGTATGAGCTTGTTTTCCAGAAGTCATCAAGTTACACAGGTGACACAGCATCCAAGGTGAAACAAGAGATTCTGCATGGTTTAG GTGAATTATATGTGCAATCACTGAAGATGTTTGATGATAAAATGTACATGCAATTGCTGGGAATTATAGATTTGGCTATAAAGCAGGCTATTATAAGTAGTGAAACTTTTGAAACTGAATTT GGCCATGTTCCCCCTGTACTACGTCATGTTTTGGAAATCTTGCCCTCTTTGGGTCCTCCCGAGCATCTTTCATCAATGTGGCTAATCCTACTAAGAGAATTTCTGCATTATCTTCCACGGGTTGATTCTGCGCTGGCAAATGAGGAAGGGGAGACTCAGCAGAGCACCATAG GCAGTGAAGTATCGGAACGCAAAGCTGATTCTTCGTCTGACAAAACCACTCCAACCACAAGAATCACGAGTAATATGTTTGCAGAAAAGCTGATCCCTGCTCTGGTGGAGCTCCTCCTCCGGGCTCCTGCAGCTGAAAAGTATATTATGTTTCCGGAAGTCATCCAGAACCTGAGAAG GTGCATGATGACAAGACGAGACAATCCAGATGGTTCACTCTGGAAGGTAGCAGCTGAGGGCTTCAACCGTTTACTAGTTGAAGATGTGAAAATATGTTCTGTGGGTGGTGACACAGACCTGAAAATTAACAAACCTGCTCGGATACGCATTTGGAAAGAAATTGGAGATGTTTACGAGATTTTCCTTGTTGGTTATTGTGGACGTGCACTTTCTTCAAATTCTCTCCCTCCAGCAGCGCTTAAGGCCAATGAGACCCTTGAGATGGCCTTGGTAGATGGTCTCGGTGATATTGTTCTTAAGTCGACCGTTGATGCACCCAGAGAA GTCTTGGAGCGGCTTGTTTTAACCTTAGACCGCTGTGCATCACGTACATGCTCGTTGCCTATTGAAACTGTGGAGCTGATGCCTGCCCACTGTAGCAGATTCTCCTTGAAATGCTTACAAAAATTGTTTTCCTTGAGCAG TTTCAGCTCTGAAACTGAGAACTGGCACACAACAAGAGCAGAGGTGAGCAGGATCTCTATCATCACGCTAATGGAAAGATGTGAATTCATCTTGAGTAGACTTTTAATCGACGAAAATAATCTAG ACAACCGTCCAATCCCAACAGCTAGACTCGAAGAGATTATCTTTGCCCTTCAAGAACTTGACCGCCTCACCATTCACCCCGAGGCTGCTTCAGTTCTTCCATTGCAACCCTATCTGAAAACCATCTTACGCGATGATAATCGTGACACCCGTGCACACCTACTTGTCCTTTTCCCCTCACTGTGCGAGATTGTGTTATCAAG GGAAACGCGGGTGAGAGAGCTGGTACAAGTTTTATTACGAGCAGTTGCGACAGAGTTAGGCCTGGAAAAG CGTGTGCCGATTTATTCTGTATGCTGTTTACCTCTCGTTGTTCATGAGATTGTTCTTGATTTTTTTCCCGCTGAGGATGCAATACTTGAGAGTTATCTTACCATGTTTGTTAAACATATATTTCATTCTGATCTTGTTGGATATTCGTTGAACTAA